Part of the Puntigrus tetrazona isolate hp1 chromosome 10, ASM1883169v1, whole genome shotgun sequence genome is shown below.
TTAACGGAAGTCAAACGTCATGACGTCATTGCGCTTTTGAAAACAGCCACGCCACGTTAACGCTCATTGGTCGCACTTTCCGGAATCGTGGATCTCGTGCATTCCGCACGACGAGCAAATACGTTTATAAAAATGATcacttataaacacacactaaaCATAAATGAGAAAGTGAAAGAAACACAGCACAACATAGTTTCTTCTCAATTTTTAATCCCTTTATCCAAAAACCTTCAGGAAAagaactaaaatacaaaataaaggaCACTTTTTCTATTCAAGACTTAAGAACACATCAGCACAAAACCTACAGGTTCAATCTGAACAAAGCACGGAATAAGACAAACTTGGAAACAAAACGCCTCGCTATTTACAAGGTTAGACACTGAATTCGTCCCCACAGGAccgaataacttttttttttttttttttttttttttttttttaaatagttgtttaaGGACAGGAATCCACAAGCTGCCTCCGAGGAGCAATGTCGAAGTCAGCCTGCCGACCTACAAGAGAAGATATGCAAGATGAATGACTCAGATTTGGACAGgttaaagaaaaggaaaaaaaacagcacgtCCATGTTTCAGTGTTTAACTTCTTGAGCTGTCGATTTTAAACTAGGAAAACCATCATTAAAGATTAAAGATCATATGTTCGACGTCTTAGATTGACAAAACAGCAAAAGCTTCAGCTCCAGGCGGTTGGTCGACCAATCAAGGAGCGAGCCCAAACGTCTTCCCCTTTAAACCGAAAATTGTCATTTGCATTTAGCCAATACGTGAGTTGGTTTCATCTGTCTACCACAGATTTGTCAGCTTTCAATGGCTTGGCAAACCCACTTTACATATGATCTTTAAAAAGGCTACGCTTAAGAAAAAGCCTTGAGGTGTACCCATTTGAAGTTCTCTATGGCCTCTAAAGAAAAAGCAAGCATTATGAGAgtttatgcaattatttatacaaGGGAGGTGTGACTGaaaccaaagaaataaaaagaataattcacTGAAGCTCCACAACTGAAATACAAGAGCACTACAATTGAAAAAGAGAATACAACAATGAAGCAGTTATGAATCACTTTTAGGTTAAGTTAATAAATTCctggaaaaaacacatttggaaCTGTTAACGAAAACCAACAACTTAAGGAAAATGGGGGAATCtcctttgtctttttgtttgttttacgcTGGTACAGGAAGTTTGAAGAGACCATACCACAGGACAGCGCTTTCTCGTGCATGCCGTGCTCTCTGCCCGCTATGTGCGACGCCCAGAGAATGTCGTGGTCAGGTGACACACGGCCTGCAATGAAGTCCCCGCTGGCAGGTACAAACAAGGTACAATAATCAGAATTagggaaagaaaggaaaaatcaGGAGAGGCGCCCTTACTCTGTACCCCTTAGCTGTACTTTACCTGTTAGCATTGCTATCAAGTCTCTATGTTATTCCATTATGATCACCTGTTAAAGCaggaggaggaaaaggaaaaCCTACAGAAAAACGCTTACGTTTTTCTGGCACGCTAAAAAGGCAAAATGGCTAGACAAACGTGAGTGATTAAAGATCTATAGACATGTGTTTTTCAACTCGGGTGCATTGATATGCGTAGGCCTTAGGCTGTCAGATAGTGTCTATTGATCTTTAACATTGAGGTCGAGCCCAGAACGCAGCAAAGATGTGACCTTACCATGAACGTCAATGTGTTTAGCCACTTTATCAATACGGCTGGTAGCTGTTCTGATGGTTTCCACTTTCCCGTGAAGCCTTGCCATAGCTGCTCTGTTGACctacaaaaattacaaacatACAAAGCATATAAAGttctgggggttttttttgtactttgagAACATTTGCTGCTCCTTTCTTTTCTACAAAAGCACTATACATGTATTTCTATTGTACCTGTAGAAATGGCCAGAAATTATCTCTAATAAGGGATCGGCTGTGTAGCAGTTGTTACATTGTTCGTATTAAGTAATTAATACCTAAATACAACTTAATGTGGATAAAACCTACACAAAACAATAGGCTTGGTTGTTAacaaatttatgtatttaaagcaaagaaacacttttataattttttttaattcgtcTTTACAATTTGCATTTGGTGCCGTTTCATCATTTTCATTGAGATGTATccacgtttttgtttacatcatacatgtatgtgtaccatgtatatatttgtgtgtgtgtaacattttatgtatatataaacacacaaatatatattttaaaaaatttatataacttatataataGTTAccgcatgcaaatattttctaaatttatactgtatgtgtgtctttatatacacataataaatatacacagtacacgcacatatcatataaacaaaagcgtttattttggatgtgattaatcattgcccagcactaataaataaataagtgatatTAAAGTGAATAtactatttaaaacagtaaCTGTATCCTTATTGGTTGAATAAATTATTCTTGTAAATACGTGTGGGCTTAATTGTACAGACTTTAACTTGGTATCAAAAAACATATAGTTGCGCAATTTTTCTCAATTGCGCGTGAATTTCGCCTAAACTGAAATGGATTTTTGTAACTAATGACTTCCTAAAGGGTGGAAAAACAATACATCATGAATAATCAAGGCTCTCTGAATGTTAAGTGTTCAATTAAAACTGTGTATAAAATTACCACTGTAATCATCATAGCCTTGTCCATAGCCATAATTCTGATAGTTGTATCCTGAATAGTCATAGCCAGAATAGCCGTTATAGCCCTGGTTGTATCCATTGCCGTAGCCTCCATAGTTCTGGCCGTAGTAGTTGTTGTATCCTTGATTATAGCCCTGGCCCTGTCCTGTTCACAAAGAGTTAGAGGAGCTCATTCAGTCCAAAACTaacagaattaaacattttccaaaGACACCAGCAATCTCTAGGTTTGCAAACCTCTTCCACGGCCTCGGAagcctcctcgtcctcctccaaATCCTCGGTCCGCTCTGCCCTGCTGCTGTCTGTAAACTTCTTTAGGCTGGGCTACTTTGATTTCACACTGACAACAAAGATTCGCAGCATTACAAACACGCAGGGTTGAGCAAATTATTGCTTTACTCGCAGTAATAAAAAGCGACAGCATAAAACCATACAGCTATCTAAAAAAGAAACGTACTGACCccgaaaagttttttttattgttgaagtAGGCACAATACTAAGACAACTTGTATACCTACTTTGACGctatttaacataatataataacaacaacatcaacacaCCTTTCCTGATCCAATTTGATGGTATCTGTTCTCCAGGAGCTGTTGAACGGGATCCTCTGAAACGTATGTCACAAAGCAAAATCCCCGCCTTTCGTTTGTTTTGGTGTCCATGGGGAGCTCAATGTTTTCAATCTTTTGAGAGAAAGATGCACAGGTTAGTTTCGCACAAACGTGGTactacttcaaaaaaaaaaaaagcaatcttCTCACTTCTCCATAAGCTCCAAAGTACTCCCGGATTTGTTCCTCAGATGTGTCTGGACTCAGACCGCCGACAAACACCTTCTTGGGGGGCTCCTTGCCCTTCATGGCTTTGGCTCTTTTGGGATCAATCAACTTCCCATCCAGCTTGTGCTCCTTCAGCTCTAACACCTAAACACATCAATAAGAACCTGCTATGAATGCTGCTGAAACGACGTCATTACTAAACGCAAGCACGGGCAAGGAACTTACCTTATCAACGCTCTCAGCATCTCTGAAGAGCACAAAGCCGAAGCCCCTGGAGCGTCCGGTCATGGGGTCTGTTTTGATGGTGCAGTCGAGGACCTCTCCAAACTTGGAAAGGTAGTCAGAAAGGTCTTTCTTGCTTGTGTCCCAACTGAGTCCACCAATGAACATTTTcctacacaaaaataaacagcattcaAATCACTCCACTGAATAATTGATGCACTAACACGCAGCTGCAGGtattattacacacatttgCTGGTGATACACGCGagaaatacaaagaaaatacaaaatgtagATTTTCGCCAGTAAACCTCTTTAAGACTATGCCATTAGGCGCTAATATGCTAGTACGAAATCGGATTAACTAACGTTACTAGGCTTGGAGCATCTTACGTTTAATAttgtgcatattaataatataagtgTTTGGAAGGTCATGTAAATGAATGACCAATAAGATGTTTTTTCAGAAAGAGTATAAGCGTTAAGCTGCTGTTGTATAGCGCGGGCCTCGCTCCGGACTCACCCGTCATCCTGCTGATTTTTACTCGCGTTTATTTTGGAGCCTTCTGGAAACTCGTCGGTGCTGAAGTCACCTTGCTCTTCTGCCTGCATTTTGGAGTATGTTTAGTTTGATCCGACGCTTGCTACGTAACTGATTATATTACAGTGGATTTAAAAGGTCAAAGACTTCAACACGAATAAAGTGCCGCGTTGATTAAAATGGCGGACGGAGATCAGTGACGAAATCCGTCTGCACGAGGAAGCGGGGATGGGCGGGGCTTAAAcgaacctcttttttttttttttttttttttttaagtaatgacccagttatcattaataataacatgCGGTTATACTAAATAATTCCTATAAATGtactaacaaaattaaatttattgcattattattgtttgctATAATCGGGTAATGGGCGGGGCCGGTTTCGGTTGAAATAAATCATGAGAACAATGAagcctgaaaatgaaaaaaacattgactgTAATAATCATACCAGCAGgagcaacaacaataacaacaatgttacaactgtgaatatataaattgagtaaatattttgtatgtccatttgtttaaaataactatttgccttcatttatgcacacacaatctacaaaataagtaaacaaatgaatgattttCACGCAGTGGGAagaagtattttatttacatgcaacCTTTACGTTTACTTCCTTACTGTACAGCCTTTCCAACCGCGTTgccagatttttaaaaaaacgcttgaagatatatatatatatatatatatatatatatatatatatatatatatatatatatatatatatatatatatatatatatatatatatacggctACACATCTAAAttactaaatacatttattttttctacacaaaacattttgttttatacattttaccaCCTCAAAAGTatgtagaaatattattattattattattattattattattattattattattattattattctgttgcctattaaaagtacagaaaataaaatgcagagcTGTTGTATATgataatttattatacaaattttGCTTACATATTgtagaaaatacataaatgaagtGTACCAATGTAGCGTTAATTACAGTCTATGCCTCGCTGATGACAGAGGGCGGGGATTTATGTGCGCAGGATTTGGCAACCCGCAACCGCTCCATGTGTTAGCTCACCACTAGCCTTGCATGCTATTATTGATTCATTTGTCCAAATCAGAGCTTCTCGTCTGATATAATCAAACCAAACACAGGACTTTAAGAAACACGTATATCGTTTGCCATTGATAAAAATGGCAGCGATTGCAGTACCAGAAAATACTAGAGTCTTTCTTCTGGACATTGAAGGAACCACGACGCCCATCACGTTTGTCAAGGTAAGAGCTCACAGAGAAGAATAGAAAAGcatagaaattaatttattatgcgAAAGGGAAACCCTAATGGTTGATCGTGTTATCTCTTGCACGTAGGACATCTTATTTCCTTACATCAGAGAGAATCTGGAGGAATATCTCTCTGCTCACTGGGAAGAGGATGAATGCAAACAAGACGTTCATCTGCTCAAGAAACAGGTCAACACCTTTCAAAACACCGTTTATGCGCTTTTTCTAACTTATTTTCACACGCAAATATCTAGATAGGCcgctcttttaaatgttattctcATTTGTGCTATAAAATTGCTGTACCTTCtttgttattaattgttttacgTTAAGGGAAGTATTATGACaaagcctaaaaatccttttttgTCCTTATCGAGATATATTAAGAAAGTATTTAATCTGTGGAGGTAAAACATGGTGTTCTGAAATCAGAAGgcacgttttatttttgttttgtgttatcaatattttatttttatactctGTTATTCTATTTAGACGCGTATAAATCTCATCAAGTtagtgcattttttatttattaaaataataaccaaaGGCAGTTATCATTTAaacagtgtgttttatttgtgaacatatgttcagatattcattttaataaatttgttttagtttttcagttGATCGGCCATCAAAGCTGTCACGAATGCTAAGATTTATTGTAAATTACTCACTAAAAATcatcttttcatctctttttaaatcttatttttacataaaaaagtggTATGAGGGTTGTTcgtttacttttaaaatgactctttttcttttaacgCCATTATAATGTTCATTCAGATTGATTTGCAGGCGTGCACGATAGGGCTGGGTATCGATTCATCTTGATTCTATTCCGATTGACAAGCTCTCGATTTAATCCGATTTGATTCTCGATTcgatttgcaattaaaaatgaattaatactactaataataccAAAACATGAACAGTAAACTTAATTTTTCAAATggtgaattaataaaaagaaattaagagCCAAAGGCCTGTATTTtacgtctttttttttgtatagggtcctattttgtttataataatatggccctataaaatgtgtttatgattGCTAAAATCGTGCATTGTGTTTTGGGATTAAGAGGGTGACATCTAGTAGAGAGATCAAAATCTTTttatctgaaaagaaaaaatgtgcataaactgcgatgaaaacatatttaatcaaataaattatgccATTGCGCATCAAAAGCATCATGTCATTCAGCCACTGTTtggcatgtatatatttttttgtactacaaattatatttttttctcatcagaGGAAATGCCGTGTtcaaaagtacagtaattaAGTGCCAGTGAACACCTAAACTATGCTCTTTCTGAGATGCAGTTGCTCAGACCGATCCCTGTGCGTGTCTCAGGCTGAAGAAGACTTGCGGCTGAATAAAGCATGTCCCGTTCATGCAGTGGACCAGACGGTTCACACAGATGAGGAGAAGGCCATCCGGGAGGTGGTGGATGGCGTGCTGTGGCAGATGGCGGCGGACAGAAAGAGCACTGCGCTCAAACAGCTGCAGGGCCACATGTGGAGAGCCGCGTATGTGACGGGGAAAATCAAAGGCGAGTAAGTAACCTCATCTTCACCGGCACAAACAGCCCATGTGTGTTTTGAGCAGGATTGCTGACCTGGTCTccttgtttattaataaataagctttaaatGCGAGCTGTCGAATTAGGTTGCGGCTGCAGCTGGCATccacattttcattaaatacgCAGTCGTGAGCTTCACTTACTTTATGTAGTCATTCTGCGTCTCGCACAATCAAGAGCTTAACTTCTTTACCCATGGCGTTTGTATAACCTGTCCAAATTTTCTctctctaaaaaataaaatgcaacctCAAGTTATGTGACATTTACACACTGCGTCCTGCTCTTTAAtccattgtgaaatatttatatccATAAAAGGTAAATGGATAAGAAATGGGGAACAGTggaataataattcattttaataattaatttattaatcaatgACACctacaaattgatcaaaagtgaccgtAAACCCTTTTTAAATAGAACATATACAAAATCATATTCTAAAAGGTTTCTAATTGAAagaaatgctgctgtttttaatgatctattcatcaaagaatcctgaaaaactgttttcagcGCTAATAATAATCCGACACTGACGACTGGAGAAACTTGTAATGATAGCATACATTTATATCGCATGCCGTAGGCTCATTATATTCTCGCTAGATGCAGTAGAAATGAgttatgttattgtttttcctGTGGTTTTGTTGCAGGGTGTACCAGGATGTGGTTCCAGCCATCAGACGGTGGAGACATCATGGCCTGAAGGTCTACATCTACTCTTCAGGAAGCGTCGAGGCACAGAAGCTCCTCTTCGGCTATTCTGTCCAAGGCGATCTATTAGATGTAAGCTTGATCAGTAATTGTAAGAGCTGTTGGATGGGATTTGTTTTCACATGTTGTTTCTTGCGCTCCCATGAGATTCAGTTCTTTTTAGTCTCtatagcctggatgtctaggaTGTTAAGGAGGGTCTCGTGCATCACAAAACCCGCTGGACTTATGTGATTAATTATGTAAGGAGTCATTTCCTGTAGGCAAGTCATTGAAAAACACGGGCTGATAGAGATAGATTGTCACTCTGAATTGGTTTATTTTGCACTGAAGTCAAGCTGATTgtacatttctgattatcataatttacttact
Proteins encoded:
- the enoph1 gene encoding enolase-phosphatase E1 isoform X1; the protein is MAAIAVPENTRVFLLDIEGTTTPITFVKDILFPYIRENLEEYLSAHWEEDECKQDVHLLKKQAEEDLRLNKACPVHAVDQTVHTDEEKAIREVVDGVLWQMAADRKSTALKQLQGHMWRAAYVTGKIKGEVYQDVVPAIRRWRHHGLKVYIYSSGSVEAQKLLFGYSVQGDLLDLFDGHFDTNIGAKVESKSYENIAERIGCQPEEIMFLTDVTREAKAAEDAGVNVIVVVRPGNMELTEEERNHYRIVTTFNQLELSGNI
- the hnrnpdl gene encoding heterogeneous nuclear ribonucleoprotein D-like translates to MQAEEQGDFSTDEFPEGSKINASKNQQDDGKMFIGGLSWDTSKKDLSDYLSKFGEVLDCTIKTDPMTGRSRGFGFVLFRDAESVDKVLELKEHKLDGKLIDPKRAKAMKGKEPPKKVFVGGLSPDTSEEQIREYFGAYGEIENIELPMDTKTNERRGFCFVTYVSEDPVQQLLENRYHQIGSGKCEIKVAQPKEVYRQQQGRADRGFGGGRGGFRGRGRGQGQGYNQGYNNYYGQNYGGYGNGYNQGYNGYSGYDYSGYNYQNYGYGQGYDDYSGQQSSYGKASRESGNHQNSYQPY
- the enoph1 gene encoding enolase-phosphatase E1 isoform X2, with product MPCSLPAMCDAQRMSWSGDTRPAMKSPLAGTNKDILFPYIRENLEEYLSAHWEEDECKQDVHLLKKQAEEDLRLNKACPVHAVDQTVHTDEEKAIREVVDGVLWQMAADRKSTALKQLQGHMWRAAYVTGKIKGEVYQDVVPAIRRWRHHGLKVYIYSSGSVEAQKLLFGYSVQGDLLDLFDGHFDTNIGAKVESKSYENIAERIGCQPEEIMFLTDVTREAKAAEDAGVNVIVVVRPGNMELTEEERNHYRIVTTFNQLELSGNI